The Vicia villosa cultivar HV-30 ecotype Madison, WI linkage group LG1, Vvil1.0, whole genome shotgun sequence genome includes a region encoding these proteins:
- the LOC131635777 gene encoding transportin MOS14 isoform X2, with translation MDLQNTVKEALNALYHHPDDTVRMQADRYLQDFQRTLDAWQVADNLLHDPSSNLETLIFCSQTLRSKVQRDFEELPSTAFRPLRDSLNNLLKKFHKGHPKVRTQISIAVAALAVHVPAEDWGDGGIVKWLRDEMDSNPEYIPGFLELLTVLPEEVLNYKIAARPERRRQFEKELTSQMEVALNILTACLSISELKEQVLEAFSSWLRLKHGIPGSVLSSHPLVLTALSSLNSEILSEASVNVISELIHYTAAGSIDGVSTNVPLIQVTVPHVMSLKSQLSDSTKDEEDVKAIARLFADMGDSYVELIATGSDESMLIVHALLEVASHPEYDIASMTFNFWHSLQLTLTRSEACIEAERNKRLQVFRPAYESLVSLVSYRVQYPEDYQHLSYEDLREFKQTKYAVADVLTDAASVLGGDDTLKILYMKLLEAVSGNGNNEQKEWRPAEAALFCIRAISNYVSVVEAEVMPQLMALLPKLPHQPQLLQTVCLTIGAYSKWLDSASCGVTILPSVLDILMNGMGTSEDCAAVAALAFRHICDDCRKKLCGCLDGLFHIYNRTVSGEDSFKVPAEDSLHLVEALSMVVTELPLDDAKRALEALCIPVISPLQEAINQGPEILSKRPSRQLTVHIDRFAYIFRYVKHPQVVADAIQRLWPIFKAIFDVRAWDMRTMESLCRACKYAVRTSGRFMGLTIGAMLEEIQSLYRQHHQPCFLYLSSEVIKIFGSDPSCADYLKNLIESLFQHTTRLLTSIQEFTARPDIADDCFLLASRCIRYCPQLFIPSPVFPSLVDCSMIGITVQHREASNSILHFCSDIFDLANSTMGEQFIPIRDSIIIPRGASITRILVASLTGALPKSRVDVSYTLLALTRSYGMQALEWAKTSIMLIPSTAATDLERSRFLKALSDVASGGDTNGLTVPIEELSDVCRRNRAVQEIVQEALRPLELNLVCVS, from the exons ATGGACCTTCAGAATACTGTCAAGGAAGCCCTAAATGCACTCTACCATCACCCCGATGATACCGTTCGCATGCAAGCCGATCgttatcttcaggattttcagcGAACTTTGGATGCGTGGCAG GTGGCTGATAATTTACTTCATGATCCGAGTAGCAATCTAGAGACTTTAATATTTTGTTCTCAGACCTTGAGAAGCAAG GTTCAACGAGACTTTGAGGAGCTCCCTTCCACAGCATTCAGGCCGCTGCGTGACTCATTAAAT AACTTACTGAAAAAGTTCCACAAGGGTCATCCAAAAGTCAGAACTCAG ATTAGCATTGCAGTGGCTGCATTGGCTGTGCATGTGCCTGCAGAAGACTGGGGGGATGGTGGAATAGTGAAATGGCTCAGGGATGAGATGGATTCCAATCCAGAATATATACCAGGATTCTTGGAGTTACTTACAGTTTTACCAGAG GAAGTGTTAAACTATAAGATAGCAGCTCGTCCCGAAAGGCGCCGTCAATTTGAAAAAGAGCTTACTTCTCAAATGGAGGTTGCTCTTAATATACTGACAGCTTGTTTGAGTATTTCTGAGCTAAAGGAGCAG GTTCTTGAGGCATTTTCTTCATGGCTTCGCCTAAAGCATGG gaTTCCCGGATCTGTTCTCAGTTCTCATCCATTAGTTCTCACAGCACTGTCGAGCTTGAATTCTGAGATACTTTCAGAGGCATCTGTAAATG TGATTTCTGAGTTGATACACTACACTGCAGCAGGGAGCATTGATGGTGTTTCCACAAATGTGCCCTTAATTCAAGTCACTGTTCCTCATGTTATGAGTCTTAAATCACAGCTTAGTGATTCTACGAAG GATGAGGAAGATGTGAAGGCAATTGCTAGGTTATTTGCAGACATGGGTGATTCATATGTGGAACTGATCGCAACTG GTTCTGATGAATCAATGTTAATAGTACATGCATTGTTGGAAGTTGCTTCACATCCAGAATATGATATTGCTTCTATGACATTTAACTTTTGGCATAGTCTTCAGTTGACCTTAACTAGAAG TGAAGCATGCATTGAAGCTGAGAGAAATAAGAGGCTACAGGTTTTTCGTCCTGCTTATGAATCACTTGTATCACTG GTTAGCTATCGGGTTCAGTATCCTGAAGATTACCAACATCTTTCATATGAAGACCTAAGGGAATTTAAGCAAACTAAATATG CTGTTGCAGATGTATTAACTGATGCAGCATCGGTTCTTGGTGGTGATGACACACTTAAAATTCTGTACATGAAACTACTTGAG GCTGTATCTGGCAATGGTAATAATGAACAAAAGGAATGGCGTCCAGCAGAAGCTGCTTTGTTTTGTATTCGGGCTATATCAAACTACGTGTCAGTCGTTGAAGCAGAAGTAATGCCTCAG CTCATGGCCTTGCTTCCAAAACTTCCTCATCAGCCCCAGTTACTTCAGACAG TCTGCCTAACTATTGGAGCTTATTCAAAATGGCTTGATTCGGCATCATGTGGAGTGACTATACTTCCTTCAGTTTTAGACATCCTAATGAATGGAATGGGTACATCTGAAGACTGTGCAGCTGTTGCCGCTTTGGCGTTTAGACACATCTGTGATG ACTGCCGAAAAAAGCTTTGCGGATGCTTAGATGGTTTGTTCCACATCTACAATCGGACAGTTAGTGGGGAAGATAGTTTCAAAGTTCCTGCTGAAGACTCATTGCATCTGGTTGAAGCCTTAAG TATGGTTGTTACTGAGCTTCCTTTGGATGATGCTAAGAGAGCTCTTGAGGCATTATGCATACCAGTTATATCTCCTTTACAG GAAGCTATCAATCAAGGTCCTGAAATCTTAAGTAAAAGACCTTCTCGTCAGTTAACGGTTCATATCGATCGATTTGCTTACATTTTTAG ATATGTAAAACATCCTCAAGTTGTGGCAGATGCTATCCAACGGCTCTGGCCAATTTTTAAAGCTATTTTTGATGT CCGTGCTTGGGACATGAGAACAATGGAATCTCTTTGCCGAGCATGTAAATATGCA GTGAGAACTTCTGGAAGGTTCATGGGGCTTACAATTGGTGCCATGCTGGAAGAGATTCAGAGTTTGTATAGGCAGCACCACCAGCCATGCTTTCTTTATCTCTCTAGTGAAGTTATAAAG ATATTTGGGTCTGATCCTTCTTGTGCTGACTACCTGAAGAATTTGATTGAGTCGCTTTTCCAGCACACAACACGCCTTCTCACAAGTATTCAG GAATTCACAGCCCGGCCTGATATAGCAGATGATTGTTTTTTGTTGGCTTCAAGATGTATTCGCTACTGTCCCCAGTTGTTTATCCCTTCACCAGTTTTTCCTTCGTTAGTTGATTGCTCTATGATTGGGATCACAGTACAGCATAG GGAGGCTTCCAATTCCATATTGCATTTCTGTTCTGATATTTTTGATTTGGCAAACTCCACAATGGGAGAGCAATTTATACCAATCAGAGATAGCATAATTATTCCTAGAGGTGCCAGCATTACCAGAATTTTGGTTGCTTCACTAACTGGAGCACTTCCAAAATCTCGAGTAGAC GTGTCTTACACACTACTAGCATTAACTCGATCATATGGGATGCAAGCATTGGAATGGGCTAAAACAAGTATTATGTTAATTCCATCAACAGCTGCCACAGACTTGGAACGATCAAGATTCTTAAAAGCACTTTCAGATGTGGCGTCTGGAGGTGATACCAATGGCTTAACTGTTCCTATTGAAGAGCTCTCTGATGTTTGCCGACGCAATAGAGCAGTTCAGGAAATAGTTCAAGAAGCTTTGAGACCGCTTGAGTTGAATTTGGTGTGTGTATCATAG
- the LOC131635777 gene encoding transportin MOS14 isoform X1, with the protein MDLQNTVKEALNALYHHPDDTVRMQADRYLQDFQRTLDAWQVADNLLHDPSSNLETLIFCSQTLRSKVQRDFEELPSTAFRPLRDSLNNLLKKFHKGHPKVRTQISIAVAALAVHVPAEDWGDGGIVKWLRDEMDSNPEYIPGFLELLTVLPEEVLNYKIAARPERRRQFEKELTSQMEVALNILTACLSISELKEQVLEAFSSWLRLKHGIPGSVLSSHPLVLTALSSLNSEILSEASVNVISELIHYTAAGSIDGVSTNVPLIQVTVPHVMSLKSQLSDSTKDEEDVKAIARLFADMGDSYVELIATGSDESMLIVHALLEVASHPEYDIASMTFNFWHSLQLTLTRSEACIEAERNKRLQVFRPAYESLVSLVSYRVQYPEDYQHLSYEDLREFKQTKYAVADVLTDAASVLGGDDTLKILYMKLLEAVSGNGNNEQKEWRPAEAALFCIRAISNYVSVVEAEVMPQLMALLPKLPHQPQLLQTVCLTIGAYSKWLDSASCGVTILPSVLDILMNGMGTSEDCAAVAALAFRHICDDCRKKLCGCLDGLFHIYNRTVSGEDSFKVPAEDSLHLVEALSMVVTELPLDDAKRALEALCIPVISPLQEAINQGPEILSKRPSRQLTVHIDRFAYIFRYVKHPQVVADAIQRLWPIFKAIFDVRAWDMRTMESLCRACKYAVRTSGRFMGLTIGAMLEEIQSLYRQHHQPCFLYLSSEVIKIFGSDPSCADYLKNLIESLFQHTTRLLTSIQEFTARPDIADDCFLLASRCIRYCPQLFIPSPVFPSLVDCSMIGITVQHREASNSILHFCSDIFDLANSTMGEQFIPIRDSIIIPRGASITRILVASLTGALPKSRVDVVSYTLLALTRSYGMQALEWAKTSIMLIPSTAATDLERSRFLKALSDVASGGDTNGLTVPIEELSDVCRRNRAVQEIVQEALRPLELNLVCVS; encoded by the exons ATGGACCTTCAGAATACTGTCAAGGAAGCCCTAAATGCACTCTACCATCACCCCGATGATACCGTTCGCATGCAAGCCGATCgttatcttcaggattttcagcGAACTTTGGATGCGTGGCAG GTGGCTGATAATTTACTTCATGATCCGAGTAGCAATCTAGAGACTTTAATATTTTGTTCTCAGACCTTGAGAAGCAAG GTTCAACGAGACTTTGAGGAGCTCCCTTCCACAGCATTCAGGCCGCTGCGTGACTCATTAAAT AACTTACTGAAAAAGTTCCACAAGGGTCATCCAAAAGTCAGAACTCAG ATTAGCATTGCAGTGGCTGCATTGGCTGTGCATGTGCCTGCAGAAGACTGGGGGGATGGTGGAATAGTGAAATGGCTCAGGGATGAGATGGATTCCAATCCAGAATATATACCAGGATTCTTGGAGTTACTTACAGTTTTACCAGAG GAAGTGTTAAACTATAAGATAGCAGCTCGTCCCGAAAGGCGCCGTCAATTTGAAAAAGAGCTTACTTCTCAAATGGAGGTTGCTCTTAATATACTGACAGCTTGTTTGAGTATTTCTGAGCTAAAGGAGCAG GTTCTTGAGGCATTTTCTTCATGGCTTCGCCTAAAGCATGG gaTTCCCGGATCTGTTCTCAGTTCTCATCCATTAGTTCTCACAGCACTGTCGAGCTTGAATTCTGAGATACTTTCAGAGGCATCTGTAAATG TGATTTCTGAGTTGATACACTACACTGCAGCAGGGAGCATTGATGGTGTTTCCACAAATGTGCCCTTAATTCAAGTCACTGTTCCTCATGTTATGAGTCTTAAATCACAGCTTAGTGATTCTACGAAG GATGAGGAAGATGTGAAGGCAATTGCTAGGTTATTTGCAGACATGGGTGATTCATATGTGGAACTGATCGCAACTG GTTCTGATGAATCAATGTTAATAGTACATGCATTGTTGGAAGTTGCTTCACATCCAGAATATGATATTGCTTCTATGACATTTAACTTTTGGCATAGTCTTCAGTTGACCTTAACTAGAAG TGAAGCATGCATTGAAGCTGAGAGAAATAAGAGGCTACAGGTTTTTCGTCCTGCTTATGAATCACTTGTATCACTG GTTAGCTATCGGGTTCAGTATCCTGAAGATTACCAACATCTTTCATATGAAGACCTAAGGGAATTTAAGCAAACTAAATATG CTGTTGCAGATGTATTAACTGATGCAGCATCGGTTCTTGGTGGTGATGACACACTTAAAATTCTGTACATGAAACTACTTGAG GCTGTATCTGGCAATGGTAATAATGAACAAAAGGAATGGCGTCCAGCAGAAGCTGCTTTGTTTTGTATTCGGGCTATATCAAACTACGTGTCAGTCGTTGAAGCAGAAGTAATGCCTCAG CTCATGGCCTTGCTTCCAAAACTTCCTCATCAGCCCCAGTTACTTCAGACAG TCTGCCTAACTATTGGAGCTTATTCAAAATGGCTTGATTCGGCATCATGTGGAGTGACTATACTTCCTTCAGTTTTAGACATCCTAATGAATGGAATGGGTACATCTGAAGACTGTGCAGCTGTTGCCGCTTTGGCGTTTAGACACATCTGTGATG ACTGCCGAAAAAAGCTTTGCGGATGCTTAGATGGTTTGTTCCACATCTACAATCGGACAGTTAGTGGGGAAGATAGTTTCAAAGTTCCTGCTGAAGACTCATTGCATCTGGTTGAAGCCTTAAG TATGGTTGTTACTGAGCTTCCTTTGGATGATGCTAAGAGAGCTCTTGAGGCATTATGCATACCAGTTATATCTCCTTTACAG GAAGCTATCAATCAAGGTCCTGAAATCTTAAGTAAAAGACCTTCTCGTCAGTTAACGGTTCATATCGATCGATTTGCTTACATTTTTAG ATATGTAAAACATCCTCAAGTTGTGGCAGATGCTATCCAACGGCTCTGGCCAATTTTTAAAGCTATTTTTGATGT CCGTGCTTGGGACATGAGAACAATGGAATCTCTTTGCCGAGCATGTAAATATGCA GTGAGAACTTCTGGAAGGTTCATGGGGCTTACAATTGGTGCCATGCTGGAAGAGATTCAGAGTTTGTATAGGCAGCACCACCAGCCATGCTTTCTTTATCTCTCTAGTGAAGTTATAAAG ATATTTGGGTCTGATCCTTCTTGTGCTGACTACCTGAAGAATTTGATTGAGTCGCTTTTCCAGCACACAACACGCCTTCTCACAAGTATTCAG GAATTCACAGCCCGGCCTGATATAGCAGATGATTGTTTTTTGTTGGCTTCAAGATGTATTCGCTACTGTCCCCAGTTGTTTATCCCTTCACCAGTTTTTCCTTCGTTAGTTGATTGCTCTATGATTGGGATCACAGTACAGCATAG GGAGGCTTCCAATTCCATATTGCATTTCTGTTCTGATATTTTTGATTTGGCAAACTCCACAATGGGAGAGCAATTTATACCAATCAGAGATAGCATAATTATTCCTAGAGGTGCCAGCATTACCAGAATTTTGGTTGCTTCACTAACTGGAGCACTTCCAAAATCTCGAGTAGACGTG GTGTCTTACACACTACTAGCATTAACTCGATCATATGGGATGCAAGCATTGGAATGGGCTAAAACAAGTATTATGTTAATTCCATCAACAGCTGCCACAGACTTGGAACGATCAAGATTCTTAAAAGCACTTTCAGATGTGGCGTCTGGAGGTGATACCAATGGCTTAACTGTTCCTATTGAAGAGCTCTCTGATGTTTGCCGACGCAATAGAGCAGTTCAGGAAATAGTTCAAGAAGCTTTGAGACCGCTTGAGTTGAATTTGGTGTGTGTATCATAG
- the LOC131635791 gene encoding serine/threonine-protein kinase AtPK2/AtPK19-like yields MAANLTNLTIPPPPSSSFSSSLPAIDPSPQVIHSRSHSFVGPSPRLPPPSDSLFFLDELASNSDSDSDDQSQQPFQHKFGPSDFQILKVIGQGAFGKVFMVRRKGDSDSPDADGIFAMKVMRKDNIIKKNHVDYMKAERDILTKVLHPFIVPLRYSFQTKSKLYLILDFINGGHLFFQLCRQGIFSEDEARIYTAEIVSAVSHLHSKGIVHRDLKPENILMDSHGHVMLTDFGMSKEIEESERSNSLCGTTEYMAPEILLGKGHNKDADWWSVGVLLYEMITGKAPFIHNNRKKLQEKIIKEKIKLPPYLTGEAHSLLKGLLQKDPSTRLGSGPNGDEQIKNHKWFRTINWNKLEARELQPKFKPSDVSGKDCTANFDRCWTTMPLEDSPASTPTAGDHFQGYTYVAPNPWLSSR; encoded by the exons ATGGCCGCCAATCTCACCAACCTCACCATCCCTcctcctccttcttcttctttttcttcttcccttCCCGCAATTGATCCCTCTCCACAAGTCATCCACAGTAGGTCCCACTCCTTCGTCGGTCCCTCCCCTCGCCTCCCCCCTCCCTCCGACTCCCTCTTCTTCCTCGATGAACTCGCTTCCAACTCCGACTCCGACTCCGACGACCAATCCCAACAACCCTTCCAACACAAATTTGGACCCTCCGATTTCCAAATTCTCAAAGTCATAGGACAAGGTGCCTTTGGCAAAGTCTTCATGGTCAGAAGAAAAGGCGATTCGGATTCTCCCGACGCTGATGGAATCTTCGCTATGAAGGTTATGAGAAAAGACAACATCATTAAGAAAAACCACGTTGATTACATGAAAGCCGAGAGAGATATTCTCACTAAAGTTCTTCATCCTTTCATCGTTCCTCTTCGCTACTCTTTCCAa ACTAAatctaaattatatttgattttggaCTTCATAAATGGAGGACATCTTTTCTTTCAATTATGTCGACAAGGCATTTTTAG TGAGGATGAGGCAAGGATTTATACTGCTGAGATTGTATCTGCTGTTTCACATCTTCATAGCAAAGGCATCGTGCATCGGGATCTTAAACCTGAAAACATACTCATGGATTCTCATGGCCAT GTGATGTTAACTGATTTTGGAATGTCGAAAGAGATAGAGGAATCTGAGAGATCTAACTCTTTGTGTGGGACTACAGAGTATATGGCTCCGGAAATTCTTTTGGGTAAAGGTCATAACAAGGATGCAGATTGGTGGAGTGTTGGTGTTCTCTTGTATGAAATGATAACCGGGAAg GCACCATTTATACATAATAACAGAAAGAAGCTACAGGAGAAAATTATCAAAGAGAAAATTAAACTTCCCCCGTACCTTACTGGTGAAGCTCATTCTTTGCTCAAAGGA TTGCTGCAAAAGGATCCGTCTACAAGGCTAGGCAGCGGGCCAAATGGAGATGAACAGATCAAAAATCATAAGTGGTTCAGGACAATCAATTGGAACAAATTGGAGGCAAGAGAATTGCAACCGAAGTTTAAACCATCTGATGTGTCTGGAAAAGATTGCACCGCTAATTTTGATCGATGTTGGACGACAATGCCGCTTGAGGACTCTCCAGCATCAACTCCTACAGCAGGTGACCATTTTCAGGGCTATACTTATGTTGCACCAAATCCTTGGCTTTCTTCTAGATAA